Proteins encoded together in one Acidobacteriota bacterium window:
- a CDS encoding lipopolysaccharide biosynthesis protein translates to MDTAKSYLPNYLRTYLWQCLSIVTGFLSMFVVVPRLSSNHAMFGIYSICVSVTILASYADLGFLSAGYRYASQSYATHDMKREVQVVGFVAFVLSAFVALYALFVAFLATNPTLLIANLSSSDEASAASAMLWTLAAFSPGIVLQRVLQIIYGVRIEAYVDQRISTIGNLAKIASVYLFVSPTGYNIVGYFFSCQVITLLCSLTSLGVARVRYHYDFHLFVRSFRFSPEIFKDTRRLALNSLFATFAWVLYYELDAVVIGKTLGPDRLALYAVAFSLATFFRSLTSIIYAPFMARINHLVALRSEDRLRALYRRVMVVTEPASLFPVISLVLLMRPFVFSWVGGNYAESVVIAQMLILIFAGAFSSNPASYLLVAQERIRELYIVNAVSPIIFWAGILMTWHVLDIAAFGLFKLVGAVPVLIWSLGISIRCVSRGGKEFVREVLGPAIVPCLFLIIILWNVEGFMPMAKSQINVAIVVGTGAAASSLALLLYYWGSREFREAVADILKVSFSRPKVEAAAV, encoded by the coding sequence ATGGACACGGCAAAATCGTATCTTCCTAACTACCTGCGCACCTATCTATGGCAATGCCTGTCGATCGTGACGGGTTTTCTCTCGATGTTTGTCGTGGTTCCGAGATTGTCGTCGAACCACGCGATGTTTGGGATCTACAGCATTTGCGTGTCAGTCACGATTCTCGCGTCCTATGCCGACTTAGGCTTTCTGAGCGCGGGCTATCGATATGCCAGCCAGAGCTATGCCACCCACGACATGAAGCGCGAAGTGCAGGTGGTAGGGTTCGTCGCGTTCGTGCTGTCAGCCTTCGTCGCGCTGTATGCGCTGTTCGTCGCGTTTCTGGCGACGAACCCGACGCTGCTGATTGCCAACCTGTCGAGTTCCGACGAGGCGTCGGCCGCTTCGGCAATGCTCTGGACGTTGGCGGCGTTCTCTCCGGGGATAGTCTTGCAGCGAGTACTGCAGATCATCTACGGCGTGAGAATCGAAGCATATGTCGATCAGCGGATCAGCACCATCGGCAATCTCGCCAAGATCGCGTCTGTGTACCTCTTCGTCAGCCCCACGGGTTACAACATCGTCGGGTATTTCTTTTCCTGTCAAGTGATCACGCTGCTGTGCAGCCTCACGTCATTGGGGGTCGCGCGGGTCCGGTACCACTACGATTTCCATCTATTCGTTCGCTCGTTCAGGTTTTCCCCAGAGATCTTCAAAGACACCAGGCGGCTGGCGCTCAATTCGCTCTTCGCGACGTTTGCGTGGGTCCTCTACTACGAGCTTGATGCTGTGGTGATCGGAAAGACGCTGGGCCCAGACAGGTTGGCGCTGTATGCCGTCGCCTTCTCGCTGGCCACGTTCTTCAGAAGCCTCACGTCCATCATCTACGCTCCTTTCATGGCGAGAATCAATCACCTGGTTGCATTGCGAAGCGAAGACCGTCTTCGGGCATTGTATCGTCGCGTGATGGTGGTCACGGAGCCAGCCTCGTTGTTTCCCGTGATCAGTCTCGTGCTCCTCATGCGGCCGTTTGTCTTCTCGTGGGTCGGCGGCAACTATGCCGAATCAGTCGTCATCGCACAGATGCTCATTCTGATCTTCGCCGGCGCCTTCAGCTCGAACCCCGCGAGCTATCTCCTCGTGGCCCAGGAGCGCATCCGGGAGCTGTACATCGTGAACGCGGTGTCCCCCATCATCTTCTGGGCAGGGATCCTGATGACATGGCATGTCCTGGACATCGCGGCCTTCGGGCTCTTCAAGCTAGTGGGGGCCGTGCCCGTGCTGATCTGGAGTCTCGGGATTTCCATTCGATGCGTGAGCAGGGGCGGGAAGGAGTTCGTCCGGGAAGTGCTCGGTCCGGCGATCGTCCCGTGCCTGTTCCTGATTATCATCTTGTGGAATGTCGAGGGGTTCATGCCGATGGCAAAGAGCCAGATCAATGTCGCCATCGTTGTGGGCACTGGCGCGGCCGCCTCGAGTCTGGCGTTGCTCCTGTACTACTGGGGATCGAGGGAATTCAGAGAAGCCGTCGCCGATATCCTTAAGGTCAGTTTCTCGAGACCCAAGGTCGAAGCGGCCGCGGTATGA
- a CDS encoding LIC12162 family protein yields the protein MRHLITTADERCWKFDRPVLFLGEWCRRYDRRSVWERMDAAVAEPYGLASGQKIHDLAYVQELSNQLLAELAETLNRLHQTRHSVRFWNIALGRWLQRYVAVAFNRYFTLEQTLANHSVSCTTVLDASAYRLATPDSLAFIRACNDDVFNGGVYASILNFWGTLTMEPAAGAGNGPDDGSRAVVSRSAELSVRRVVADLVGRLLRAFSRDGDAFVINTYLPKIEEMALQVALGQCPQLWQRPMVRTIERDPVRREPLRLDHASHRGFERYVRLQLPDMIPTCYLEGYRELERHAQSVGWPARPKFILTSNNFDTDEVFKIWTASKVEEGTPYFAGQHGNNYGTLLGSQKWPERTTTDGFFTWGWTDDNPRTIPAFIFKRAGRQEHARPSPAGGLLLIELHVPDQVEVWDAVFEFGIYQDEQFRFARALPAEIRAALTVRLHAEHRHQAWFDEERWQAHDANVRIDQGMEPISRLIAHSRLVIHSYDSTGLLETLSANVPTICFWHGGLDHLLPNAKAYYEALRSGGILADSPEQAAEWVAQRWDRVSEWWSSRTVQDARSTFCQQWCRSEARPVRRMKRLLTDAIGSRASAGSRTETAGRAG from the coding sequence GTGAGACACCTCATCACAACAGCAGACGAGCGTTGTTGGAAGTTCGATCGGCCCGTCCTGTTTCTGGGTGAATGGTGTCGACGGTATGACCGGAGATCGGTCTGGGAGCGCATGGACGCGGCTGTCGCCGAGCCATACGGCCTGGCAAGCGGACAGAAGATTCACGATCTCGCGTATGTTCAGGAGTTGTCCAATCAACTACTCGCGGAACTGGCGGAAACGCTCAACCGCCTCCATCAGACACGTCACAGCGTCCGTTTCTGGAACATTGCGCTCGGGCGTTGGCTTCAGCGATACGTGGCGGTCGCGTTCAACCGATACTTCACCCTGGAACAGACACTGGCGAATCACTCGGTTTCTTGCACCACGGTCCTGGACGCGAGCGCCTACCGTCTTGCCACCCCAGACTCATTGGCGTTCATTCGCGCATGTAATGACGACGTCTTCAACGGGGGCGTCTACGCCAGCATCTTGAACTTCTGGGGCACATTGACCATGGAACCGGCTGCCGGTGCCGGGAATGGGCCCGATGACGGCTCTCGAGCCGTGGTGTCGCGATCGGCCGAGCTCAGCGTCAGGCGTGTGGTGGCCGACCTCGTTGGTCGATTACTACGTGCTTTCAGTCGGGACGGCGATGCCTTCGTAATCAACACCTATCTCCCCAAGATCGAGGAGATGGCGCTGCAAGTCGCGTTGGGCCAGTGTCCGCAACTCTGGCAGCGGCCGATGGTCCGAACCATCGAACGCGATCCAGTTCGGCGAGAGCCGTTGCGTCTCGACCATGCGAGTCACCGCGGATTCGAGCGATACGTGAGGCTGCAACTGCCGGATATGATTCCAACCTGCTATCTCGAGGGGTACAGGGAACTGGAGCGCCACGCTCAATCTGTGGGTTGGCCCGCACGGCCAAAATTCATCCTGACGTCCAACAACTTCGACACGGACGAGGTGTTCAAGATCTGGACCGCCTCAAAGGTCGAAGAGGGAACCCCGTACTTCGCTGGCCAGCACGGAAATAACTACGGCACCCTTCTCGGGAGCCAGAAATGGCCCGAAAGAACGACCACCGACGGATTCTTCACCTGGGGATGGACCGACGACAACCCTCGCACCATCCCCGCATTCATCTTCAAGCGCGCTGGGCGTCAAGAACACGCTCGCCCGTCCCCGGCCGGCGGCTTGCTGCTCATTGAACTCCACGTCCCTGACCAGGTGGAGGTGTGGGACGCCGTGTTCGAGTTCGGGATCTACCAGGACGAGCAGTTTCGATTTGCGCGCGCGCTGCCTGCGGAGATCCGGGCAGCGCTGACCGTCCGCCTGCACGCAGAGCATCGGCACCAGGCGTGGTTCGATGAAGAACGGTGGCAGGCGCATGACGCGAACGTGCGCATCGACCAGGGAATGGAACCGATCAGCCGACTGATTGCGCACAGTCGCCTTGTAATCCACTCGTACGACTCGACCGGCCTGTTGGAAACACTCTCCGCGAACGTCCCGACGATCTGTTTCTGGCATGGAGGTCTGGATCATCTGCTTCCGAATGCGAAGGCGTACTACGAAGCACTCAGGTCCGGCGGCATCCTGGCGGACAGCCCCGAGCAGGCCGCCGAATGGGTGGCCCAGCGTTGGGATCGCGTCAGCGAGTGGTGGTCCAGCCGGACGGTGCAGGACGCACGCAGCACCTTCTGCCAGCAGTGGTGCCGATCGGAAGCGAGGCCGGTGCGCAGGATGAAACGACTGCTGACCGATGCCATCGGTTCGCGTGCGTCGGCTGGCAGCAGAACTGAAACAGCGGGCCGGGCGGGCTGA
- a CDS encoding glycosyltransferase family protein, with product MNGNATVGVIQARMGSTRLPGKVLAPTDCGPLLSLMLARVRRSRTVRRWIVATTTQAADDAIVALCGEQDTECFRGSTDDVLDRYYQATKDVGAEVVVRLTADCPLVDPNLIDKCVQTLSDRRLDFVSTTVPPPGTYPEGMDIEAMSFEALERSWHRAQLPSEREHVTFRIWKNPTEYNVVRLDSPTDLSWLRLTVDYPEDLEVIRRVVSAFRDTIYTLTLAQLVEWLAANPGVWHMNAHHEFGVGWKPALAKDGQVGRKP from the coding sequence ATGAACGGGAACGCGACCGTTGGTGTCATCCAGGCCCGAATGGGTTCCACTCGGCTGCCTGGCAAGGTGCTCGCGCCGACAGACTGCGGGCCGCTCCTCTCATTGATGTTGGCGCGTGTTCGCCGAAGTCGTACGGTGCGCCGTTGGATTGTAGCGACCACGACCCAAGCCGCAGATGATGCCATCGTCGCACTGTGCGGCGAACAGGATACCGAGTGCTTCAGAGGATCGACCGATGACGTTCTCGATCGGTACTATCAAGCGACCAAGGACGTGGGCGCTGAGGTCGTCGTCCGATTGACGGCAGACTGCCCCCTGGTGGATCCAAACCTCATCGATAAGTGCGTCCAGACGTTGTCCGATCGACGACTGGACTTTGTCAGCACAACGGTTCCACCGCCAGGAACCTACCCCGAGGGAATGGACATCGAGGCGATGTCGTTCGAGGCCCTGGAGCGCTCATGGCACCGGGCCCAGTTGCCGTCGGAGCGCGAGCATGTAACTTTTCGTATCTGGAAAAACCCCACAGAGTACAACGTCGTCCGGCTCGACTCACCAACGGACCTGTCCTGGTTGCGATTGACGGTTGACTACCCGGAAGATCTGGAAGTGATCAGGCGCGTGGTCTCGGCATTCCGTGACACGATCTACACGCTGACGCTGGCCCAACTCGTGGAGTGGTTGGCAGCCAACCCCGGCGTCTGGCACATGAACGCCCATCATGAATTTGGGGTAGGTTGGAAGCCTGCGCTCGCAAAGGACGGGCAGGTGGGCCGGAAACCGTGA
- a CDS encoding GNAT family N-acetyltransferase, translated as MPRSSPSTIAVHRELEMADGESGEAIVAELRRRGYRLIDVAQGSVSPDDVDLHLVLWSQGRSEQLSRNPQHAPVVFVGPSIAGVPCDATVVIGRALATVDAEKAADEVLSWKRLPWDTHFFSRSIGTVTRRRITRKLASFIEADCERAGIECLYYLADCHDQESVIAAEAHGFTFVDIRLTFETDLDAVQPHSDFGHVRLSVPTDIDRLSAIAGNSYAVSRYYFDKHFPEAICKRFYSEWLEKSCRGYASAVLVATDQNEPMGYVTCQIRDNATGAIELVGVSEQARGRSFGKALVQAALDWFRSQGMRRATVVTQGRNHGAQRLYQRCGFVTAETALWYHRWFLSADE; from the coding sequence ATGCCGCGTAGCTCCCCCTCGACAATTGCCGTCCATCGGGAACTCGAAATGGCCGATGGCGAATCCGGCGAAGCCATTGTCGCGGAACTTCGTCGTAGAGGCTACCGCCTGATCGATGTGGCCCAGGGCAGTGTCAGCCCTGACGACGTCGATCTGCACCTGGTGCTGTGGAGCCAGGGCCGCAGCGAGCAACTGAGCCGGAACCCGCAACACGCCCCGGTTGTGTTTGTCGGCCCGTCCATTGCCGGAGTCCCCTGCGACGCCACGGTCGTCATCGGTCGCGCGCTCGCCACGGTCGACGCAGAGAAGGCCGCCGATGAAGTGCTCTCTTGGAAGAGGCTGCCGTGGGACACGCATTTCTTCTCACGATCGATCGGCACGGTCACGAGGCGCCGGATCACCCGCAAACTGGCATCGTTCATCGAAGCTGATTGTGAGAGAGCCGGGATTGAATGCCTGTACTATCTCGCCGATTGCCACGACCAGGAGAGCGTTATCGCAGCCGAAGCCCACGGGTTCACGTTTGTTGACATTCGTTTGACGTTTGAAACCGACCTGGACGCGGTACAACCACATTCGGACTTTGGCCACGTCCGTCTGAGTGTACCCACCGACATTGATCGCCTCAGTGCGATTGCGGGAAACAGCTATGCGGTGTCACGCTACTATTTCGACAAGCATTTTCCGGAGGCGATCTGCAAGCGATTCTATTCGGAATGGCTCGAGAAGAGTTGCCGCGGATACGCAAGCGCCGTGCTGGTGGCCACCGACCAGAACGAGCCCATGGGTTACGTCACCTGCCAGATTCGAGATAACGCGACAGGGGCGATCGAGCTCGTGGGTGTATCGGAACAAGCACGAGGACGCTCGTTCGGCAAGGCACTAGTCCAGGCCGCGTTGGACTGGTTTCGATCGCAGGGCATGAGGCGAGCAACGGTTGTCACGCAGGGCCGAAACCACGGCGCCCAGAGACTCTACCAACGGTGCGGATTCGTGACCGCCGAGACAGCCCTGTGGTACCACCGGTGGTTCCTATCGGCCGACGAGTGA
- a CDS encoding aminotransferase class III-fold pyridoxal phosphate-dependent enzyme, with protein MHRSGGIPRKQILEGGMSTEFRTPSDDGEFTRRIHAVIPGGAHTYSRGDDQLPELAPRCFVRAKGGRAWDLNGREFVDWGMGINNVLIGHAENAIDEAAFESAQRGQALTRPSIGELQLAETLIAVFPGMEMAKFAKNGSDANLAAIRLARAITGKKLIAFDAAAPFLGIHDWFIGSTVMNAGVPEAVQRLSVPFRFNDFESMRGMFELHGADLAIVVLEVCRDIKPASGFLEELRTLCDRFGTLLLFDEIVTAFRYSLRGMYAEYGVIPDFLSLGKGMANGYALSALLGKRECMMRAGLHHTAERVFILSTTNGPEQSALGAALATIDFYGGHDVIGQIRHTGGRLTDIVDAAAREAGIEGHVTARTDYACRPLLVVRDARREVSASYKTLMQQELARHGVFLPWVCPCFRHTQQDLDRTEEAMVSATRVVANALSDGSVEKHLVGSPSKPVFRRYN; from the coding sequence TTGCACCGTTCCGGCGGTATTCCTCGTAAACAAATCCTGGAGGGCGGCATGTCTACGGAGTTTCGAACACCGAGCGACGACGGCGAATTCACGAGACGCATCCACGCCGTCATCCCGGGCGGGGCGCACACATATTCGCGGGGGGACGACCAACTTCCAGAGCTCGCACCACGCTGCTTCGTGCGTGCGAAGGGCGGACGGGCATGGGACCTGAACGGTCGCGAGTTCGTCGATTGGGGCATGGGCATCAACAACGTGCTGATCGGTCATGCCGAGAACGCCATTGACGAGGCTGCGTTCGAATCGGCGCAACGTGGGCAGGCACTGACCCGTCCTAGCATCGGGGAATTGCAGTTGGCCGAGACCCTGATCGCCGTGTTTCCCGGAATGGAAATGGCCAAGTTCGCGAAGAACGGCTCGGACGCCAACCTCGCGGCCATTCGATTGGCGCGGGCGATCACGGGCAAGAAACTCATTGCCTTCGATGCCGCCGCACCCTTTCTGGGCATTCACGACTGGTTCATCGGCTCGACGGTGATGAATGCCGGGGTGCCCGAGGCCGTCCAGCGATTGAGCGTGCCATTCCGGTTCAACGATTTCGAGAGCATGCGCGGGATGTTTGAGCTACACGGGGCCGACCTTGCGATCGTGGTGCTCGAAGTGTGCCGGGACATTAAGCCCGCTTCCGGCTTCCTGGAAGAACTGCGCACTCTCTGCGACAGGTTTGGAACACTTCTGCTTTTCGACGAAATCGTAACCGCTTTCAGGTATTCCCTCCGCGGGATGTACGCCGAATACGGAGTCATCCCCGACTTTCTGTCGCTGGGAAAAGGCATGGCCAACGGCTACGCGCTCAGCGCACTTCTGGGAAAGCGGGAGTGTATGATGCGCGCCGGATTGCATCACACCGCGGAACGCGTCTTCATCCTTTCGACTACAAATGGACCGGAGCAGAGCGCCCTTGGCGCGGCGTTGGCGACGATCGACTTCTACGGCGGCCACGACGTCATCGGTCAGATCCGGCACACCGGCGGGCGATTGACAGATATTGTTGACGCAGCGGCTCGAGAAGCCGGCATTGAAGGCCACGTCACAGCTCGAACCGATTACGCCTGTCGTCCTCTGCTCGTCGTCAGAGATGCGCGCCGGGAGGTGTCTGCCTCCTACAAGACATTGATGCAACAGGAACTCGCCCGACACGGTGTGTTTCTGCCATGGGTCTGCCCATGCTTCCGGCATACTCAACAGGATCTCGATCGGACCGAGGAAGCAATGGTGTCTGCCACGAGGGTGGTCGCGAACGCTCTCTCCGACGGGAGCGTCGAGAAGCACTTGGTGGGCTCCCCATCCAAACCCGTGTTCCGCCGGTACAACTAG
- a CDS encoding N-acetylneuraminate synthase family protein gives MNSINVAGRNISRTSPTFVVAEIGLNHNGDVSIAEQLVDQAVKCGADAVKFQTYLTEKRVPVTHPLQGLLKGCELNFDAHQRLKALADRLGVVFFSTPFDIESVALLQALDVPVFKVASFDINHQELLRCIAATKKPVFLSRGASNEQELSRAIGTLTAEGSPIALLHCVSAYPTALNDANLLAIHSLALKYEFPVGYSDHTLGVRAATWAVAAGARLIEKHFTLDRNMEGPDHAMSADPIEFKALVQSIRQVEQALGDGALCPGAAEAGIAPFRRYSS, from the coding sequence ATGAACAGCATCAATGTGGCGGGAAGGAATATCTCGCGGACATCTCCGACATTCGTCGTTGCAGAGATTGGTTTGAATCACAACGGTGACGTGTCGATTGCCGAGCAATTGGTGGATCAGGCTGTCAAGTGCGGTGCCGACGCCGTCAAGTTCCAGACGTACCTGACCGAAAAACGCGTTCCGGTCACGCATCCGCTGCAGGGATTGCTCAAGGGCTGTGAACTCAATTTCGACGCGCACCAGCGCCTGAAGGCACTGGCCGATCGACTGGGCGTCGTGTTCTTTTCAACCCCGTTTGACATCGAAAGTGTCGCGCTGCTTCAAGCCCTGGACGTGCCGGTGTTCAAGGTGGCGTCGTTCGACATCAACCACCAAGAGTTGCTCCGCTGTATTGCGGCGACGAAGAAGCCCGTCTTCCTCTCTCGTGGCGCGTCCAACGAACAGGAGCTGTCCCGTGCAATTGGGACACTTACAGCTGAGGGAAGTCCAATCGCTCTGCTGCATTGTGTGTCCGCCTACCCGACGGCTCTGAATGACGCTAATCTGCTTGCGATCCACAGCCTGGCCCTGAAGTATGAATTCCCAGTGGGGTACTCCGACCACACCCTCGGTGTACGGGCGGCGACGTGGGCCGTGGCGGCCGGGGCGAGGCTGATCGAGAAACACTTCACATTGGATCGCAACATGGAGGGACCCGACCACGCGATGTCGGCAGACCCGATCGAGTTCAAGGCGCTCGTCCAGTCTATTCGCCAGGTCGAGCAAGCGCTCGGCGACGGCGCTCTATGTCCGGGTGCGGCGGAGGCTGGGATTGCACCGTTCCGGCGGTATTCCTCGTAA
- a CDS encoding DUF692 family protein has protein sequence MSQHVSLALPVSTLIDRGDPSLVGTLLRLARVLEVRDHSQTIQNRSHRIIYHSDASIVVDFSDEQVAHLARIVGEYSDIEMVSFHVASCYNRPKLIDGRFVPSGRRRRRLEMLETASKNLARVAGMLPEGTSVAIENNNYFPTGAYEDVCDPQFLTDLTREGNLGFVFDWSHAQISAAHLGVQVSDYITQLPLTRTVQVHISAPKETGSGWVDAHSLPPIEDVVAGARWTAHATGLRYVTPEYYRDISALIKFCRSVAASHAWNVV, from the coding sequence GTGAGTCAGCACGTGTCGCTGGCGCTGCCGGTTTCAACACTGATCGACCGGGGCGATCCTTCGCTGGTGGGCACGCTTCTCAGGCTCGCACGTGTTCTCGAGGTTCGCGACCACAGCCAGACAATACAGAATCGGTCTCACCGCATCATCTATCATTCGGACGCGAGCATCGTCGTAGACTTCTCCGACGAGCAAGTGGCGCACCTTGCCCGAATCGTGGGTGAGTACTCGGATATTGAGATGGTCTCGTTTCATGTCGCGTCCTGTTACAACCGGCCGAAGCTTATCGATGGCAGATTCGTGCCGAGCGGGCGGAGACGGCGACGATTAGAGATGCTGGAGACCGCGTCAAAGAACCTCGCGCGGGTTGCCGGGATGCTGCCGGAAGGGACGAGCGTCGCGATTGAGAACAACAACTACTTTCCGACGGGCGCGTATGAAGACGTGTGCGATCCTCAATTTCTGACGGACCTGACGCGCGAGGGAAACCTCGGATTCGTGTTCGATTGGAGCCACGCTCAAATTAGCGCCGCGCATCTCGGCGTTCAAGTGAGCGATTACATCACGCAACTGCCACTCACCCGGACGGTGCAGGTTCACATTAGCGCGCCAAAGGAAACCGGCTCGGGCTGGGTCGATGCGCACAGCCTCCCGCCCATAGAGGATGTCGTCGCTGGCGCGCGATGGACAGCGCACGCGACAGGTCTACGTTACGTGACGCCGGAGTACTACCGAGACATTTCGGCGTTGATCAAGTTCTGCCGGTCGGTCGCGGCGAGCCACGCCTGGAACGTGGTTTAG
- a CDS encoding SDR family oxidoreductase gives MTPNQNARVALVTGGSGQLGTAFCRALRRGSYRVYGGDLVRPVAGDSEDIGHVHLDVRDPISVDAGVSDVIAREGRLDLLINNAGVAVFTPFDQRTVDEYRFVFDVNVLGSILCTNAAAGAMKRQSTGGVIVNIASVYGIVSGDPRIYTDCARRTSEVYAGSKAAIIQMTRYWAVHLAPFKIRVNSVSPGGVYAGQGTDFVQRYSDKTPLGRMGEADDMAGAVVYLASDAAAYVTGQNLVVDGGFTIW, from the coding sequence ATGACGCCAAACCAGAACGCGCGGGTTGCGCTCGTTACAGGGGGCAGCGGACAATTGGGAACAGCGTTCTGCCGCGCCCTCCGACGCGGGAGTTACCGAGTCTATGGCGGCGATCTGGTCCGCCCCGTCGCTGGTGACTCGGAAGACATCGGCCATGTCCACCTGGATGTGCGCGATCCCATTTCTGTCGACGCAGGTGTCAGCGACGTGATTGCGCGGGAGGGCCGCCTTGACCTCCTCATCAACAACGCCGGGGTGGCCGTGTTTACCCCGTTCGATCAGCGGACCGTTGACGAGTACCGGTTCGTGTTCGACGTGAACGTCCTAGGCTCGATTCTCTGCACGAACGCGGCGGCAGGCGCGATGAAGCGCCAGTCTACGGGCGGGGTCATCGTGAATATCGCTTCCGTGTACGGCATTGTCAGCGGCGATCCGCGCATCTACACCGATTGTGCCCGGAGAACGTCAGAAGTCTACGCGGGTTCAAAGGCTGCGATCATTCAAATGACCCGCTACTGGGCGGTTCACCTTGCCCCGTTCAAGATACGGGTCAATAGTGTCAGCCCCGGCGGGGTCTACGCCGGCCAAGGAACCGATTTTGTCCAGCGGTACAGCGACAAGACACCATTGGGCAGGATGGGAGAAGCCGACGACATGGCGGGAGCCGTCGTCTACCTCGCGTCCGACGCAGCCGCTTACGTGACAGGCCAGAACCTCGTCGTCGACGGAGGGTTCACAATTTGGTGA
- the rffA gene encoding dTDP-4-amino-4,6-dideoxygalactose transaminase: protein MIEIPLQQPCYDEAEIASAARVIRAQGGIGGGRVCAEVEAEFRCALQVGHVFLTTSGSHALEISMMALEIGAGDEVILPSFTFSSCANAIVLRGATPVFADVQPRLMTLDPLDVARKVTARTRAIMPVHYSGIACDMEALQKLSEDSGVPLIEDAAQAVFARYRERFLGTIGQLGCLSFHHTKNLGCGEGGALLTNDDTLAAKAEIIREKGTNRSAFLRGQVDKYTWVRVGSSYVLSDVLAAILQQQLAKQSWIKSKRAEHWLFYRHRFDELEKAGLIELPETLPEVTPNYHLFVVFTKNATARDLVISRLRSAGIGATFHYIPLHSSPFGSTLGAPQELPVTDDYAARLIRLPLYPTLSDADRARVADAFVAAVTEYA from the coding sequence GTGATTGAGATTCCATTGCAGCAGCCCTGTTATGACGAAGCCGAAATCGCCTCTGCCGCCCGGGTGATTCGAGCGCAAGGAGGCATTGGCGGGGGACGCGTGTGCGCGGAGGTCGAAGCCGAGTTTCGCTGCGCGCTTCAGGTCGGACATGTATTCCTGACTACATCGGGAAGTCATGCCCTTGAGATTTCGATGATGGCGCTGGAAATCGGCGCAGGCGACGAAGTCATTCTCCCGAGCTTCACGTTTTCGTCGTGCGCCAACGCGATCGTGCTGAGGGGGGCGACTCCGGTTTTTGCCGACGTGCAACCCCGCTTGATGACACTGGATCCCCTAGACGTGGCCAGAAAAGTGACGGCACGAACACGCGCGATCATGCCGGTCCACTATTCCGGAATTGCGTGTGACATGGAGGCCCTCCAGAAGTTGTCCGAAGATTCCGGTGTGCCCTTGATCGAAGACGCAGCCCAGGCGGTCTTTGCGCGGTATCGTGAGCGCTTTCTTGGCACAATCGGTCAACTTGGGTGTCTCAGTTTCCATCACACAAAGAACCTCGGGTGTGGAGAAGGGGGCGCGCTGCTCACGAATGACGACACGCTGGCCGCGAAAGCTGAAATCATTCGCGAAAAAGGCACAAACCGCTCGGCCTTCCTGCGTGGACAGGTGGACAAATACACATGGGTTCGAGTTGGCAGCAGTTACGTGCTGTCCGACGTTCTGGCGGCAATTCTGCAACAACAACTCGCCAAACAATCGTGGATCAAATCGAAGCGAGCTGAACACTGGCTTTTCTACCGACACCGCTTTGACGAGTTGGAAAAGGCCGGGCTCATTGAGTTGCCCGAGACGCTTCCTGAGGTAACGCCGAACTATCATCTATTTGTGGTGTTCACCAAGAACGCGACGGCCCGCGACTTGGTAATTTCGAGGCTCCGTTCGGCTGGAATCGGTGCGACTTTTCACTATATTCCCCTGCATTCGTCTCCATTCGGAAGTACGCTCGGCGCTCCCCAGGAGCTACCAGTCACCGACGATTACGCAGCCCGGCTCATCAGGTTGCCTCTCTATCCGACGCTTTCCGACGCCGATCGGGCGCGCGTCGCTGATGCGTTCGTCGCCGCAGTAACGGAATACGCATGA